From one Pedobacter faecalis genomic stretch:
- the topB gene encoding DNA topoisomerase III, with protein MKIVIAEKPSVARELAKVFGATTRRDGYIEGKGYSFTWAFGHLLQLAPPQDYGYIGWRRQHLPMLPQKFKLGIRKIKTKDGIVEDPGVRKQLDIIKKLFDEASEIIVATDAGREGELIFRYIYYFLKCKKPFKRLWISSQTDEAIKEGFRNLKAGTEYDTLFYSAHARSESDWLVGMNATQALSISAGGRAVLSLGRVQTPTLAMICARYLEIKHFVPQTYYQLAIQLDKDGQLFRAMSADSYDRKEDAEKAFALIDDVESGVAEGAKVLTVEAKPRKEPPPLLHDLSSLQQEANKRRGLTADQTLGILQNLYESKLVTYPRTGSRYIGDDVFAGIPKLIESLAGHVDFGKQALFLQTVSLNKRSVNAKKVTDHHAILITGEPASYLTGDKLLVYNMVAGRMLEAFHQECIKEITKITLESGTVFLANGTVIRSAGWRSVFNDFDEEKKDEDNPSLPKVKADELLPVVKKALLEKQTKPKAMYNEASLLKALETSGKDIEDEELRYAMKDSGLGTPATRAAIIETLLNREYIVREKRNLVPTAKGLAVYEVVKEKMIAQAELTGQWEKRLEEIRSGASVTDFKAEIVAYTRSITDELLQAGAGLAEKIAVP; from the coding sequence AGGCGGCAGCATCTTCCTATGTTACCGCAAAAGTTTAAGCTGGGGATCCGAAAAATAAAAACCAAAGATGGCATAGTCGAAGATCCGGGTGTACGCAAACAACTGGACATTATTAAAAAGCTGTTTGATGAGGCCTCGGAAATCATCGTGGCCACGGATGCCGGGAGGGAAGGCGAACTTATTTTCCGCTATATCTATTATTTCCTGAAATGCAAGAAGCCTTTCAAGCGGCTTTGGATTTCTTCGCAAACAGATGAAGCGATTAAGGAAGGATTCAGGAACCTCAAAGCCGGGACCGAATACGATACACTTTTTTATTCTGCGCACGCACGGTCTGAATCAGACTGGCTGGTTGGCATGAACGCCACCCAGGCCTTAAGCATATCCGCCGGCGGCCGTGCTGTATTGTCGCTGGGAAGGGTGCAAACACCAACCCTGGCTATGATCTGCGCCCGGTACCTGGAAATTAAGCATTTTGTGCCCCAGACCTATTATCAGCTTGCCATACAGCTCGATAAAGACGGGCAGCTGTTTAGGGCTATGTCGGCCGACAGCTACGATAGAAAAGAGGACGCTGAAAAAGCATTCGCGCTGATCGACGATGTGGAATCGGGCGTTGCAGAAGGGGCCAAGGTGCTTACCGTTGAGGCAAAGCCGCGAAAGGAGCCTCCACCACTGCTTCATGATCTGAGTAGTCTGCAACAGGAGGCCAATAAGCGCAGGGGCTTAACGGCCGATCAGACATTAGGTATTCTCCAGAACTTGTACGAAAGCAAACTGGTGACTTACCCCCGTACGGGAAGCCGGTATATTGGTGATGATGTATTTGCCGGCATACCGAAGCTTATCGAGAGTCTTGCAGGTCACGTAGATTTTGGTAAGCAGGCGCTGTTTCTGCAGACTGTGTCATTAAACAAACGCAGTGTGAACGCAAAGAAAGTGACGGACCATCATGCTATCCTGATTACAGGTGAACCCGCTAGTTATCTGACTGGTGATAAGCTCCTTGTTTACAACATGGTTGCCGGACGAATGCTGGAAGCTTTTCATCAGGAATGTATCAAGGAAATCACCAAAATAACACTTGAATCCGGGACGGTCTTTTTGGCCAACGGCACAGTGATCCGTTCTGCCGGATGGCGCAGTGTGTTCAACGACTTTGATGAAGAGAAGAAAGACGAGGACAATCCCTCGCTTCCAAAAGTGAAGGCCGACGAGCTTCTTCCAGTGGTGAAAAAGGCCTTGCTGGAAAAGCAAACGAAGCCAAAGGCGATGTACAATGAAGCGTCGTTGCTAAAAGCACTGGAAACATCGGGCAAGGATATCGAAGACGAAGAGCTTCGTTATGCGATGAAAGATAGCGGACTCGGAACGCCGGCTACGCGTGCAGCGATAATTGAAACGCTCCTGAACCGGGAGTATATTGTGAGAGAGAAGCGGAACCTGGTGCCCACGGCTAAGGGCCTCGCGGTTTATGAGGTTGTAAAAGAAAAAATGATTGCGCAGGCTGAACTTACCGGGCAATGGGAAAAGCGCCTGGAGGAAATACGATCTGGCGCTTCGGTGACCGATTTTAAAGCGGAAATTGTAGCATATACCAGATCCATTACCGACGAGCTTCTACAGGCAGGCGCTGGTTTGGCCGAAAAAATTGCCGTTCCATGA
- a CDS encoding MBL fold metallo-hydrolase: MKRKKMTYTLVILTLLAALTVWVLYLPIFGKAPEGERLDRVKRLRNYRDGELQNLSPTPVKPEGVTYWDMLKAVIKGNERSVPTDPLPHVKPDFRRADSVKVTWFGHSSYLVQADGMNVLVDPVFSKRVSPFSFIGSKQYPGTDFISLEDLPALDVILITHDHYDHLDYFSIVALKDKTNRFVTSLGVGAHLEHWGVAANKITELAWGENTVEQSLSFTALAARHFSGRLFKRNQTLWSAFVLQTANNRLYLGGDSGYDTHFKAAGEQYGPFDLALLECGQYNAYWPLIHMFPEQTVQAALDLNARVLMPVHWGKFSLALHDWDEPVIRVTREAKKRNLRITTPMLGESVIFGVNYPDKAWWQR; the protein is encoded by the coding sequence ATGAAAAGAAAGAAAATGACATATACACTTGTAATTTTAACCCTATTGGCGGCGCTTACCGTATGGGTGCTGTATCTCCCGATATTTGGAAAGGCGCCGGAGGGTGAAAGGCTGGATCGTGTTAAACGGTTGCGCAATTATAGAGATGGCGAGCTTCAAAATCTCTCACCAACGCCAGTAAAACCTGAAGGCGTAACTTACTGGGATATGCTGAAGGCAGTAATTAAGGGGAACGAAAGGTCGGTACCTACCGACCCGCTTCCGCATGTTAAGCCGGATTTTAGACGTGCGGATTCGGTTAAGGTAACCTGGTTCGGTCACTCTTCATATCTCGTTCAGGCAGATGGGATGAATGTTCTGGTCGACCCGGTTTTCAGCAAAAGGGTTTCTCCTTTTTCATTCATTGGCAGCAAGCAGTATCCGGGTACAGATTTCATCAGCCTGGAAGATCTTCCCGCACTAGATGTTATCCTGATTACGCACGATCATTACGACCATTTGGACTACTTCAGCATCGTCGCATTAAAAGATAAAACGAACCGCTTCGTAACATCGCTGGGCGTAGGTGCCCATCTGGAACACTGGGGGGTTGCGGCAAACAAGATCACCGAACTTGCATGGGGTGAAAATACGGTGGAGCAGTCGCTAAGCTTTACGGCACTGGCTGCGCGCCATTTCAGCGGGCGGCTCTTTAAGCGCAACCAAACTTTGTGGTCGGCCTTTGTGCTGCAAACTGCAAACAACCGGCTGTATCTCGGCGGCGACTCCGGGTACGATACACATTTTAAGGCCGCAGGTGAGCAATACGGACCTTTCGACCTGGCACTGCTGGAGTGCGGACAGTATAACGCCTACTGGCCGCTGATACACATGTTTCCCGAACAGACCGTTCAAGCGGCGCTTGATTTAAATGCACGGGTGCTCATGCCTGTGCATTGGGGAAAGTTCAGTCTGGCCCTGCACGATTGGGACGAGCCGGTGATTCGGGTAACCAGGGAGGCTAAAAAGCGAAATCTGCGTATTACCACGCCAATGCTTGGAGAATCTGTTATTTTTGGTGTGAATTATCCCGACAAGGCATGGTGGCAACGCTGA
- the miaA gene encoding tRNA (adenosine(37)-N6)-dimethylallyltransferase MiaA — MDIKVKHPLIVVLGPTASGKTRLAAHLAARLNAEIISADSRQIFRGMDVGTGKDLHEYIVAGKSVSYHLIDIQEAGARYHVHAYQEDFYRVFEHLIQKNVLPVLCGGSGMYIHSILQQHQYTAIPVDPKLREILLPLSVEELRVELDKFPEAFTAHADRSSHKRLIRAIEIAAYLSSNTPETARRPEIDPLVIGLYTEIARRRQRVSDRLLARLEGGLIEEVECLMKAGVSTDMLKFYGLEYKFVSAYLLNEMSYDEMVERLAIAISQFAKRQMTFFRKMEKDGVQIHWLEADRDFEALYFSALELTQQKFGLGG; from the coding sequence ATGGATATAAAGGTTAAACACCCGCTTATTGTTGTTTTGGGTCCGACCGCTTCGGGCAAGACGCGTCTTGCAGCCCATCTCGCCGCCAGATTAAATGCTGAAATCATTAGTGCAGACAGCAGGCAGATTTTCCGCGGTATGGATGTTGGGACCGGGAAGGATCTGCATGAGTACATCGTTGCTGGCAAAAGCGTTTCCTATCACCTGATCGATATTCAGGAAGCCGGCGCCCGTTATCATGTGCATGCTTATCAGGAAGATTTCTACCGCGTGTTTGAGCACCTGATACAAAAAAACGTTCTTCCGGTGCTCTGCGGAGGAAGTGGCATGTATATTCACAGCATCTTGCAGCAGCATCAATACACTGCTATACCTGTAGATCCTAAACTGCGGGAAATTTTGCTGCCGCTCTCGGTCGAGGAGTTGAGGGTTGAACTTGATAAGTTCCCCGAAGCATTTACCGCGCATGCCGACCGCTCCTCACATAAACGTCTGATCCGTGCTATAGAGATCGCGGCCTATCTGAGCAGTAACACGCCGGAAACGGCCAGGCGTCCTGAAATAGATCCGCTGGTTATTGGACTGTATACCGAAATCGCCAGAAGACGGCAGCGGGTGTCCGACCGTCTGCTTGCCAGGTTAGAGGGCGGACTAATTGAAGAGGTTGAATGCCTGATGAAAGCCGGGGTAAGCACGGATATGCTTAAATTCTATGGGCTTGAATATAAGTTCGTAAGCGCTTATCTCTTGAATGAAATGAGTTACGATGAGATGGTTGAGCGATTAGCTATCGCTATTTCTCAGTTTGCTAAACGTCAGATGACCTTTTTCAGAAAAATGGAAAAGGACGGTGTTCAAATCCACTGGCTGGAGGCCGATAGAGATTTTGAGGCATTGTATTTCAGTGCTTTAGAACTAACTCAGCAAAAGTTCGGCCTTGGCGGTTAA
- a CDS encoding DUF3347 domain-containing protein, translating to MKKYIAFAFLVVTLSCTNAQKDHETSAGKADVKTGTEVELTEAVDQDIYDGYISLKNALVASGFEEAKTAAQSLKAGLEKREGCESTALLADQISKAPDLAAQRKQFTALSTDLIALFKHASLSKGEIYVQHCPMANSGEGGDWLASEKNIRNPYYGDEMMECGSVVEEIKAKK from the coding sequence ATGAAAAAGTATATAGCCTTCGCCTTTTTAGTGGTCACTTTATCCTGTACGAATGCTCAGAAAGATCATGAGACATCTGCCGGCAAGGCTGATGTAAAAACGGGTACTGAAGTCGAGCTGACTGAAGCGGTGGACCAGGATATCTATGACGGCTACATTTCGCTGAAAAATGCATTGGTGGCATCGGGTTTTGAAGAGGCAAAGACCGCTGCCCAAAGCCTTAAGGCTGGTTTGGAAAAGCGTGAAGGCTGTGAGAGTACTGCCCTGCTTGCGGATCAAATCAGTAAGGCGCCGGATCTGGCTGCCCAAAGAAAACAATTTACCGCATTAAGCACTGATCTGATCGCCTTATTTAAACACGCCAGCCTGAGCAAAGGTGAAATATATGTGCAGCATTGCCCTATGGCCAATAGCGGGGAGGGTGGCGACTGGCTCGCCTCGGAGAAGAACATACGTAATCCGTATTATGGTGATGAGATGATGGAATGCGGTTCCGTAGTGGAAGAAATTAAAGCGAAGAAATAG
- a CDS encoding citrate synthase yields MSEIAEIKIDGKVYEFPVITGTEGEKAIDISKLRDLTGHVTLDFGFKNTGSTKSAITFLDGEKGILKYRGYPIEVLAEKSTFLEVAYLLIYGELPKAEELRNFQAEISKHTLIHEDMKKFLDGYPSKSHPMAQLASLVCSLSTFYPESLNANSTPEMMDQTMIKLLAKFPTIVSFIYKKSLGHPWIYPKNKYDYVSNFLNMIFGQRTEEIEIDPVVVSAMNTLLILHADHEQNCSASTVRIVGSSDCNLYASVSAGISALWGPLHGGANQAVIEMLERIKDDGGDTEKWINKAKDKNDPFRMMGFGHRVYKNFDPRAKIIKKACDDILGKLGIDDPVLEIAKKLEEAALSDPYFIERKLYPNVDFYSGIIYRALGFPTDMFTVLFALGRLPGWIAQWKEMHENKEPIGRPRQVYVGHTNREFTEISKR; encoded by the coding sequence ATGTCAGAAATCGCAGAGATTAAGATCGATGGGAAGGTTTACGAATTCCCGGTTATTACAGGTACCGAAGGGGAGAAGGCTATTGATATATCGAAGCTTAGAGACCTCACGGGTCATGTGACCCTGGATTTCGGCTTTAAAAACACGGGCTCTACGAAAAGTGCCATTACTTTTTTGGACGGAGAGAAGGGCATACTGAAATACCGCGGGTATCCTATTGAAGTACTTGCCGAGAAATCTACTTTCTTGGAAGTAGCTTATCTGCTGATTTACGGGGAACTTCCGAAAGCAGAAGAACTCCGTAATTTCCAGGCTGAGATCAGCAAACATACGCTTATACATGAAGACATGAAGAAGTTCCTCGACGGATATCCTTCTAAGTCGCACCCCATGGCTCAGCTGGCATCGCTGGTTTGTTCTTTGTCTACATTTTATCCGGAATCGCTTAACGCGAATTCCACTCCTGAGATGATGGATCAGACCATGATCAAGCTTTTGGCGAAGTTTCCTACCATCGTTTCCTTCATTTACAAAAAGTCGCTCGGTCACCCTTGGATTTATCCGAAAAACAAGTACGACTATGTGAGCAATTTCTTGAACATGATCTTCGGTCAGCGTACCGAAGAGATTGAAATTGATCCGGTTGTGGTGAGCGCAATGAATACTTTGCTGATACTCCATGCTGATCACGAACAAAACTGTTCGGCATCTACCGTTCGCATTGTGGGTTCTTCTGATTGTAATCTGTATGCATCGGTTTCTGCAGGTATTTCTGCACTTTGGGGGCCTTTGCATGGTGGGGCAAACCAGGCCGTGATTGAAATGCTTGAGCGTATCAAGGATGATGGCGGGGATACAGAGAAATGGATCAACAAGGCGAAAGATAAAAATGACCCTTTCCGCATGATGGGCTTCGGTCACCGAGTATACAAGAACTTTGACCCAAGAGCTAAGATCATTAAGAAGGCCTGCGACGATATTCTCGGAAAGCTGGGTATCGACGATCCTGTGCTGGAAATTGCAAAGAAGCTGGAAGAAGCTGCACTAAGTGATCCGTATTTCATTGAACGCAAGCTGTATCCGAACGTAGACTTTTACTCAGGTATTATTTATCGAGCATTGGGTTTCCCGACCGATATGTTTACGGTATTATTTGCTTTGGGCAGGCTCCCGGGCTGGATCGCACAATGGAAAGAAATGCACGAAAACAAAGAGCCGATTGGCCGCCCGCGTCAGGTATACGTAGGTCACACCAATCGCGAGTTTACAGAGATCTCAAAGCGCTGA